A single window of Nicotiana sylvestris chromosome 5, ASM39365v2, whole genome shotgun sequence DNA harbors:
- the LOC138868400 gene encoding uncharacterized protein has product MPVSYRKRFPLLAFAWATYAQEMAHREIGMDPGEGTSHSPPGQGDRFPLEAHSESPGDAVLPTSPVPLVPEADRDTGPPAPIVPPSETGEQMMREAVQLLTRMVSIHERQLESGADSQRDRTGSSTVREFLHLASPLFTGSSSTEDPQDFIDQLYRVLRVMHAFVTEAVKLVSFQLRDVVVLWYEASERSRGPNAPPAECEDFSKVFLAHYLPREVRESHLDQFLNLKQGDMSVRDYSHKFNSLARYAPDIVHTMRARVHHYVDGLGDNLIRDCRVASLSDHVDISDIQAFAQTTEDLSRRIHDTHRDMEQSKKARTTGSYREPLGDFRPPLHRYPPRSAGPQCTQGRGRGRGGGDTSGSSCGQNRFYALTGRHDLEASLDVVTGILTIHSHAIYALINPGYKFSYITPFIAGKLDMRFELLLQSVEISTPVGDSIVANHVYRGCTVLINDCPTSVDLVELVMLDFDVIMGMDWLEACYVNIDCRAKVVRFHFPGESVLKWKSNATTPKGKFISYLRARKFIAKGCIYHLVHVRDIDKEPATLQSVPIVNEFPTVFTDGLPGIPPEREIDFAIDLLLDTQPISIPPYRMAPAELRELKEQLKDLLDKGFIRPSTSPWGAPVLFVRKKDGSLRMCIDYRQLNKVIIKNKYPLPWIDDLFDQLQAFRTRYGHFEFLVMSFGLTNAPEAFMDLMNRVFKPFLDEFVIVFIDDILIYSRSEAEHAEHLRAVLQTLQDYSLQYLFKQRDLNLRQRRWLELLKDYDVDILYHPGKANIVVDALSRKSMGSLSHVEANKVKMTKYLCQLANLQVHLVDAEGGRILVQNTAKSSFVTEVKERQHEDPELIKLRESILQQRQPLFELTGDGVLRYQGRLWVSIVGELRAKILLEAHYSRYAVHPEGTKMYRELR; this is encoded by the exons ATGCCGGTTAGCTACCGGAAGAGATTTCCATTGCTAGCATTTGCTTGG GCTACCTACGCTCAGGAGATGGCACATAGAGAGATAGGTATGGATCCAGGGGAAGGTACCAGTCATTCCCCACCAGGTCAGGGGGATAGATTTCCCTTAGAGGCACACAGTGAATCTCCA GGAGATGCAGTACTCCCAACCTCACCAGTTCCATTAGTACCTGAGGCAGATAGAGACACAGGACCTCCAGCACCTATTGTTCCCCCATCAGAGACTGGGGAGCAGATGATGAGGGAGGCAGTTCAGTTGCTGACTAGGATGGTTTCTATTCATGAGCGACAGCTAGAGTCGGGAGCAGATTCCCAGAGAGACCGGACAGGAAGCTCGACGGTACGAGAGTTTCTTCACTTGGCCTCTCCATTATTTACAGGATCCAGTTCCACTGAGGATCCTCAGGACTTTATAGACCAATTGTATAGAGTATTGAGGGTGATGCATGCCTTCGTCACCGAGGCTGTGAAGTTGGTTTCTTTTCAACTACGTGATGTAGTCGTTCTATGGTATGAGGCATCAGAGAGATCTAGAGGACCTAATGCTCCGCCAGCAGAGTGTGAGGACTTCTCTAAGGTTTTTTTAGCCCATTATTTGCCACGGGAGGTTCGGGAGTCTCATCTTGACCAGTTTCTTAACCTGAAGCAGGGGGATATGAGTGTGAGGGATTATAGCCATAAGTTtaattctttggcaaggtatgcacCAGATATCGTACATACCATGAGGGCTAGAGTTCATCATTATGTGGATGGTTTGGGGGATAATCTGATTAGAGATTGTAGGGTAGCATCCCTATCGGATCATGTAGATATTTCCGACATACAGGCTTTCGCTCAGACTACAGAGGACCTTTCTCGTCGGATTCATGATACTCATAGGGATATGGAGCAGAGTAAGAAGGCTCGTACTACGGGGTCTTATAGGGAGCCACTGGGTGATTTTAGGCCCCCACTCCATCGATATCCACCTCGGTCAGCAG GTCCACAGTGTACTCAGGGCCGTGGTAGGGGGAGAGGTGGAGGAGACACCTCAGGTTCTAGTTGTGGCCAGAATCGCTTTTATGCACTCACAGGCCGACATGATTTAGAGGCATCCCTAGATGTTGTCACAGGTATATTGACAATACATTCTCATGCCATTTATGCATTGATAAATCCCGGCTATAAATTTTCATATATTACTCCATTTATTGCTGGTAAGCTTGACATGAGATTTGAGTTGTTGCTACAGTCAGTTGAGATATCTACGCCAGTTGGCGACTCTATTGTAGCTAATCATGTCTATCGAGGTTGTACAGTGTTAATTAATGACTGTCCAACCTCTGTTGatttagttgaattggttatgctagacttcgatgtcattatgggtatggattggttggaaGCTTGTTATGTTAATATTGATTGTCGTGCAAAGGTGGTTCGATTTCATTTTCCTGGTGAGTCTGTCCTTAAATGGAAAAGTAATGCAACCACGCCCAAGGGTAAGTTTATTTCATATCTTAGGGCTCGGAAGTTTATTGCTAAAGGCTGTATATACCATCTGGTTCATGTCAGGgatatagataaggagccagcgaCTCTTCAGTCGGTTcctattgtgaatgaattcccgACGGTATTCACTGACGGGCTTCCAGGAATTCCTCCCGAAAGGGAAATCGATTTTGCTATAGATTTGCTTCTTGATACGCAGCCTATATCCATTCCTCCCTACAGAATGGCTCCTGCAGAGCTAagggaattgaaggaacaactgaaggacttgctcgataaaggcttcattaggcCAAGTACATCCCCATGGGGTGCTCCGGTGCTCTTTGTTCGAAAGAAAGATGGCTCattgcggatgtgtattgactacagaCAActaaataaagtcattatcaagaataagtatcctctTCCATGGATTGATGACTTGTTCGaccagttacaag CATTTAGGACGAGGTATGGCCATTTTGAAttccttgtcatgtctttcgggcttaCAAATGCCCCAGAAGCCTTTATGGATCTTATGAACCGGGTATTCAAACCATTCTTGGATgaatttgtgattgtgtttattgacgacatcCTGATATATTCACGATCGGAAGCCGAGCATGCAGAACACTTGCGAGCTGTATTGCAGACTCTCCAGGACTAcag CCTTCAGTATTTATTTAAACAGAGGGATCTAAACCTAcgacaaagaagatggctagaattactaaaggactatgatgttgatattttatatcaTCCCGGCAAAGCTAATATTGTTGTTGATGCCCTTAGCCGGAAGTCCATGGGCAGTCTAAGCCATGTTGAAGCTAATAAGGTCAAGATGACCAAATATCTATGCCAGCTAGCTAATTTGCAGGTGCATTTGGTAGACGCAGAGGGTGGACGCATTCTCGTTCAGAATACAGCAAAATCTTCGTTTGTTACTGAAGTGAAAGAGCGACAACACGAGGATCCTGAGCTTATAAAACTGAGGGAAAGTATTCTACAGCAGCGACAACCTTTATTTGAGCTAACTGGAGATGGAGTCCTTAGATACCAGGGCCGCTTATGGGTATCGATAGTCGGAGAGCTCCGCGCCAAGATTCTTTTGGAGGCCCATTATTCTAGATATGCAGTTCACCCCGAAGGGACAAAGATGTATCGGGAACTTCGATAG